A portion of the Faecalibacterium sp. I3-3-89 genome contains these proteins:
- a CDS encoding TIGR03943 family putative permease subunit, translated as MANEIPVYLFVGFLESGKTKFIQETFEDPNFDSGDKTLLLVCEEGEEEYNQKKFAFPGVTLYNLEDKAELNPQNLAKLAKEADAGRVVIEYNGMWMLQDLANNLPENWIVYQCIATADGTTALTYARDNSMRALMLDKIARSELIVFNRAEAVNNDAARQELHKLVRQASRKCDIAYEFKDGSVAYDDIPDPLPFDINAPVIDIPDEDFGIWYMDCQDEPQKYTGKTVKFLAQVCQTNRAGKNSFVPGRFAMTCCVQDIQFVGFPCSYDGYKALEQRAWVKVTAKVGYKFHNIYRGKGPVLTALSVEPAEKPLNDVVTFS; from the coding sequence ATGGCAAATGAGATCCCGGTATACCTGTTTGTGGGCTTCCTCGAGAGCGGCAAGACCAAGTTCATTCAGGAGACCTTTGAAGACCCCAACTTCGACTCCGGCGACAAGACCCTTCTGCTGGTCTGCGAGGAGGGCGAAGAGGAATATAATCAGAAGAAGTTCGCCTTCCCCGGCGTGACCCTCTACAACCTCGAGGACAAGGCCGAGCTGAACCCCCAGAACCTCGCCAAGCTGGCCAAGGAGGCCGATGCAGGCCGCGTGGTCATCGAGTACAACGGTATGTGGATGCTGCAGGATCTGGCAAACAACCTGCCCGAGAACTGGATCGTCTACCAGTGCATCGCCACCGCCGACGGCACCACCGCCCTGACCTACGCCCGCGACAACTCCATGCGCGCGCTGATGCTGGACAAGATCGCCCGCAGCGAGCTGATCGTCTTCAACCGCGCCGAAGCCGTCAACAACGACGCTGCCCGTCAGGAGCTGCACAAGCTGGTGCGTCAGGCCTCCCGCAAGTGCGACATCGCCTATGAGTTCAAGGACGGCAGCGTGGCTTACGACGACATCCCCGACCCGCTGCCCTTTGACATCAACGCCCCGGTCATCGACATCCCGGACGAGGATTTCGGCATCTGGTATATGGACTGTCAGGACGAGCCGCAGAAGTACACGGGCAAGACCGTCAAGTTCCTCGCGCAGGTCTGCCAGACCAACCGCGCCGGCAAGAACAGCTTCGTGCCCGGCCGGTTCGCCATGACCTGCTGCGTGCAGGACATCCAGTTCGTGGGCTTCCCCTGCAGCTACGACGGCTACAAAGCCCTCGAGCAGCGGGCTTGGGTCAAGGTAACGGCCAAGGTGGGCTACAAGTTCCACAACATCTACCGCGGCAAAGGCCCGGTGCTCACCGCTCTGTCGGTGGAGCCTGCCGAGAAGCCGCTGAACGACGTGGTCACGTTCTCTTAA
- a CDS encoding type II toxin-antitoxin system Phd/YefM family antitoxin: MTTTNITNFRKNAFNYVEQTIKYNEPLSISTKDGDAVLLSAEDYSGLMETLYLVSMPGMREKVMDGLKQPLDECLDEEDVEW; this comes from the coding sequence ATGACCACGACAAACATCACCAATTTCCGCAAGAATGCGTTCAACTATGTGGAGCAGACCATCAAGTACAATGAGCCGCTCAGCATCAGCACGAAGGACGGCGACGCCGTTCTGCTGAGCGCGGAGGATTACAGCGGCCTGATGGAGACGCTGTATCTGGTCTCGATGCCCGGCATGAGAGAGAAGGTCATGGACGGGTTGAAACAGCCGCTGGATGAGTGCCTGGACGAAGAGGACGTGGAGTGGTAA
- a CDS encoding Txe/YoeB family addiction module toxin, translated as MYKIVYTKTAAKDIPKLKAAHLADKAKALIDIIRDDPFRKPPPYEKLVGDLGGAYRRRINLQHRLVYQVYEEEKTIKILSLLTHYEQ; from the coding sequence ATGTACAAGATCGTCTACACAAAAACGGCGGCAAAGGACATCCCGAAGCTGAAAGCCGCACATCTAGCGGATAAGGCGAAGGCATTGATCGATATTATCCGGGATGACCCCTTCCGGAAGCCGCCGCCCTATGAAAAACTGGTCGGTGATCTGGGCGGAGCGTACAGACGCCGCATCAATTTACAGCACCGGCTGGTCTATCAAGTCTATGAGGAAGAAAAGACCATCAAGATCCTGAGCCTCTTGACGCATTACGAGCAATAA
- a CDS encoding helix-turn-helix domain-containing protein, protein MYYYGRLRDLREDADLTQKDVGKILNTTQQQYAKYELGVQEIPTHHLITLADYYRVSLDYMVGRAEWSEVEQWRAQHRATPK, encoded by the coding sequence ATGTATTACTATGGACGCCTGCGTGACCTGCGGGAGGACGCTGACCTCACACAGAAGGATGTTGGGAAAATCCTCAATACAACACAACAGCAGTATGCAAAGTATGAGTTGGGTGTACAAGAGATACCCACCCACCACCTCATCACGCTGGCCGATTATTATCGGGTAAGTCTTGATTATATGGTGGGGCGGGCCGAATGGTCAGAGGTAGAACAGTGGCGTGCTCAGCACCGGGCAACCCCAAAATAG